From Camelina sativa cultivar DH55 chromosome 7, Cs, whole genome shotgun sequence, one genomic window encodes:
- the LOC104702273 gene encoding uncharacterized protein LOC104702273, with protein MKTVTGRVNCSEPISLSKATTLLSGFVSSENGASRDVSAYLRRASGAFTELKSFHREIKSKLRSNKKRKSDGERKSKKKRKSKENDA; from the coding sequence ATGAAGACGGTCACCGGAAGAGTTAACTGTTCAGAGCCAATCTCTCTGTCTAAGGCAACTACGCTTCTCTCTGGATTCGTTTCCTCCGAGAACGGTGCCTCTCGAGACGTAAGCGCGTATCTTCGACGAGCCTCTGGAGCCTTTACCGAATTAAAGAGCTTCCACAGGGAGATTAAATCGAAGCTAAGATCcaataagaagaggaagagcgATGGGGagaggaagagcaagaagaagaggaaatctAAAGAGAACGATGCTTGA